A window of Ictidomys tridecemlineatus isolate mIctTri1 chromosome 1, mIctTri1.hap1, whole genome shotgun sequence contains these coding sequences:
- the LOC101971183 gene encoding inactive pancreatic lipase-related protein 1 gives MIFWTVTLFLLGAARGREVCYKDVGCFSDSEPWAGTAIRPLKILPWSPEKINTRFLLYTNENPDNFQMLQLSDPSTIEASNFQTDRKTRFIIHGFIDKGDESWVGDMCKNMFKVEEVNCICVDWKKGSQTTYTQAANNARVVGAQVALMLGILSTNYSYSPSQVHLIGHSLGAHVAGEAGSRTPGLGRITGLDPVEASFEGTPEEVRLDPSDAAFVDVIHTDAAPLIPFLGFGTNQMVGHLDFFPNGGENMPGCKKNALSQIVDLDGIWSGTRDFVACNHLRSYKYYLDSILSPDGFTAYPCTSYKAFESNKCFPCPDQGCPQMGHYADKFAGKTSAEQQKFFLNTGDAKNFARWRYGVSVTLSGRTITGEVKVALFGDKGNTRQYDVFRGIIMPGSTHSKVFDAELDVGTIEKVKFLWNNHVVNPTFPRVGAAKITVQKGEEKTVYNFCSEETVKEDVLLTLTPCETPDTL, from the exons ATGATCTTCTGGACAGTCACACTTTTCCTGCTGGGAGCAGCCAGAG GAAGAGAAGTTTGCTATAAGGACGTTGGGTGCTTTTCTGATTCTGAGCCTTGGGCTGGAACTGCAATCAGACCCCTGAAAATTCTCCCCTGGAGCCCTGAGAAGATCAACACCCGTTTCCTGCTCTACACCAATGAGAACCCAGACAACTTTCAG ATGCTGCAGCTCTCTGATCCATCGACCATCGAGGCATCTAATTTTCAAACGGACAGGAAGACCCGGTTCATCATCCACGGCTTCATAGACAAGGGCGATGAGAGCTGGGTGGGAGACATGTGCAAG AACATGTTCAAGGTGGAGGAGGTGAACTGCATCTGTGTGGACTGGAAGAAGGGCTCCCAAACCACCTACACACAGGCTGCCAACAACGCGCGCGTGGTGGGCGCCCAGGTGGCCCTGATGCTTGGCATCCTGTCG ACGAACTACAGCTACTCACCTTCTCAAGTCCACCTCATCGGCCACAGCCTGGGAGCCCACGTGGCGGGAGAGGCTGGGAGCAGGACCCCAGGCCTGGGCAGGATTACTG GACTGGATCCCGTGGAAGCAAGTTTCGAGGGCACTCCTGAGGAGGTTCGACTTGACCCTTCGGATGCTGCCTTTGTGGATGTGATTCACACAGACGCAGCACCCTTGATCCCATTCCTGG GTTTTGGAACAAACCAAATGGTGGGTCACCTTGACTTCTTCCCCAATGGAGGAGAGAACATGCCGGGGTGCAAGAAGAATGCCCTGTCACAGATCGTGGACCTCGACGGCATCTGGTCAG GAACCCGGGACTTTGTGGCTTGCAATCACCTAAGAAGCTACAAGTATTACTTGGACAGCATCCTCAGCCCTGATGGGTTCACTGCGTACCCTTGCACCTCCTACAAGGCCTTCGAGTCT AACAAGTGCTTCCCCTGCCCAGATCAAGGGTGCCCGCAGATGGGTCACTATGCTGATAAATTTGCTGGCAAGACGAGTGCAGAGCAGCAGAAATTCTTTCTGAACACAGGCGATGCCAAGAATTTTGCAC GCTGGAGATACGGGGTTTCTGTAACACTGTCTGGAAGAACAATCACTGGTGAGGTCAAAGTGGCTTTGTTTGGAGATAAGGGAAACACTCGCCAGTATGACGTCTTCAG GGGGATCATCATGCCAGGCTCTACCCACTCCAAGGTGTTCGATGCAGAGCTCGATGTCGGAACGATTGAGAAAGTCAAGTTTCTTTGGAATAACCACGTGGTGAACCCGACCTTCCCCAGAGTGGGTGCAGCCAAGATCACTGTGcaaaagggagaggagaagacagt GTACAACTTCTGTAGCGAAGAAACTGTGAAAGAAGATGTTCTGCTCACTCTCACGCCCTGTGAAACTCCAGACACACTGTAA